A region of the Neomicrococcus lactis genome:
GAGGAGGTCCGAGGTCTCGGCGAGGGATCGAACCATCAGTCCATTCCAGCTCGCCACGACTTTGTCATCCCTAGATGGTTGTGGCCGCTTGGCGCGGTTTTGCTCAAGAACTGGGCGGGCTTGATCCCACGCCGACCAATCTTGATCCTCCGGTACTCGCGAGAAGGCGAGGGTGAGTTCCTCGTTGTCCGGGGTGTCCGCGAACGTCATGCTTCCGCGTTGCGGCGCGTGAACGCTGCCGCCCACGAGGAGCGTCTTGAGTGCGCCGTTGAAGTCCGTCAGGTGCTCCAGTTCGGCGCGCGTCCACACATATGTGGCGCCCTCGTGGTGCTCTCCGTTTTCAAGGACCGTGTCCGCATCTAGAGACGAAGCAAAGGCACCCTCAGGAGTCAGTAGCTCATCGACGAGCCACCTGACCATCAACTGAGCGGTGCGCTTGAAGAGTTCGCGGTCTGCAGGGTCCGATGCGAGATGGCTCGCGTGGGCGTAGTGGCGAAGGAGCTGTGCGTTGTCATAGAGCATCTTCTCGAAGTGCGGAACCAACCACTGCTCGTCCACGCAATAGCGCGCGAAGCCGCCTGCCACATGGTCGTGGAGGCCGGAGAGCGCCATGACGCGCAGGGTTCGGTCGAGTAGCGTGCGATCCCCCTCGACCGTCGAGCCCAGCGCCGTCAAGAATTCCAAGGCTGAGTGCGGTGGGAACTTTGGAGCTTCGCCAAAGCCGCCTGTTCTTGCTTCCTGACGAGTCAGCACATTCAGGGCCAAGTGCATGGTCTTGTCTGCGTCAGTCGAGTCTTCGGTTACGCGGTTGCTCAGTTGGGCCTCGGCGTCATTGACTTGTTCAAGTCGCTGAGCGAGCTGCCCCGCGAACTGTTCCACGCCCTCTCGATTCGTGACCCAGGTGTCGTGAACACCTTGGATGAGCTGGCGGAACGAGGGCAAACCCTGGCGAGGTTCGGGTGGGAAATACGTTCCTGCATGGAACGCGCGGCCATCGGGCATCAAGAACACGCTCATGGGCCAGCCGCCTTGGCCAGTTAACAGTTGGGTGGCGGCCATGTACACGGAGTCCACGTCAGGTCGTTCTTCACGATCCACCTTGATGGACACGAAGTTCTGGTTCAAGAACTCGGCGATCGCAGGATCATCAAAGGTCTCGTGCGCCATGACGTGGCACCAGTGGCACGCCGCATAGCCCACGGACAAGAAGATGGGCACGTCCCGTCGCTCGGCCTCCTCGAAGGCATCATCACCAAAAACCTGCCAATGAACGGGCTGATGCGCATGCTGCCGGAGGTAAGAACTCGCGGCACCGCCAAGCTGATTGGACATCCAATACTCCTCACACCGGCTTTCTGTGCTCCTCACACCGGCTTTCAGCCTACTTCGCCCCACAGAACCCTCCATGTGAGAACACTTCACTACAAGAAAATCGAAAAAAGTTGTAGAGAAATGGCCTCGCATGGGGCGGGTTGTAGAGAAATGGCCTCACATGGGGTGGGTTGTAGAGAAATGGCCTCACATGGGGACGGTTGCAGAGAAGTGTCCTCACCTCTAGGGGGGTTCAGAGTGAAGAGAGACGAAAATGGCCCCGCACCGAGAGGTGCGAGGCCATCATTCAGGGCTTGCAAGCCACCAGAGGCGTTAGCCCCGGAGGTTTTTGTTCGTGCCGTCCGTTGCTTCGGGTCCATCGGCAGAATCGTCCGCGCCATCAGCCACAGGGCCCGCGGAGCCGGGACGCGCCTGACCGGAGCCGGTAGCGGGACGCGAGGCTTCGTCGTCGTACAAGCCAGACTCAGCGCGCTCACGCTCACCGCGCTCGACGAGCTCACGTTGGCGCGTGGTTGCCTCCGCCTCGTACCGCACGCGACGGATGCGGCGGGTCATGTCCTTGAGCAAGAAGATCACGCAAATCACCATGAAAGCGGTAAAGATGAAGCCCAAGAAACCCGGGCCGATCTCGCGAGCCTGGTCCTCAGTAGGAGCGGCCGGATAAGTACTACTTGCGTACACGTTGAGGAGGAAATTCACAGTTCAGCTTTCTGGAGTGGACCCGCGCGGGTCAGAACTTTCAGTCTAACGAAGATCTAGCTCTCTCAGCGATCTTGCAGGGAACTAGATTCGCTGGAACTAGCGCAG
Encoded here:
- a CDS encoding thioredoxin domain-containing protein; protein product: MSNQLGGAASSYLRQHAHQPVHWQVFGDDAFEEAERRDVPIFLSVGYAACHWCHVMAHETFDDPAIAEFLNQNFVSIKVDREERPDVDSVYMAATQLLTGQGGWPMSVFLMPDGRAFHAGTYFPPEPRQGLPSFRQLIQGVHDTWVTNREGVEQFAGQLAQRLEQVNDAEAQLSNRVTEDSTDADKTMHLALNVLTRQEARTGGFGEAPKFPPHSALEFLTALGSTVEGDRTLLDRTLRVMALSGLHDHVAGGFARYCVDEQWLVPHFEKMLYDNAQLLRHYAHASHLASDPADRELFKRTAQLMVRWLVDELLTPEGAFASSLDADTVLENGEHHEGATYVWTRAELEHLTDFNGALKTLLVGGSVHAPQRGSMTFADTPDNEELTLAFSRVPEDQDWSAWDQARPVLEQNRAKRPQPSRDDKVVASWNGLMVRSLAETSDLLDGENTEHAELARTLAINAATFLWKTHIAKDTNNQELTVLRVSYNGATDNAREGLLEDYAGLALGLQAVAAVTNDHSWTEKANEILDASLEKFVSTNQGTTLVRDSTQDPHATADQAVLNARNGSSGVVILEDATPSGTALLALALAQRARPADEATLAHLLNHTDFVAARAPGSAGMALAARWKTRGGTVREIHIAGGSEGERRAARRVALLAGAVITPTPSTDATRGEYAAGPAGDVRIYICQNYSCMAPLITVQELTTQLQKLGER